The following are encoded in a window of Halosolutus halophilus genomic DNA:
- a CDS encoding four-helix bundle copper-binding protein translates to MALTQIDHVSENEEMQECIDSCFECVQACEWCADESADDGEEMAECLRLCRDVADLAEMHARFMARNSGYSSDLAAITADACDECADECEQHDHEHCQVCADVLRECAETCRNMASA, encoded by the coding sequence ATGGCACTGACCCAGATCGACCACGTGAGCGAGAACGAGGAGATGCAGGAGTGTATCGACAGCTGTTTCGAGTGCGTGCAGGCCTGCGAGTGGTGTGCCGACGAGAGTGCCGACGACGGCGAGGAGATGGCCGAGTGTCTCCGGCTCTGCCGGGACGTCGCCGACCTGGCGGAGATGCACGCACGGTTCATGGCCCGAAACTCCGGCTACAGCTCCGATCTCGCCGCGATCACCGCCGACGCCTGCGACGAGTGCGCCGACGAGTGCGAGCAACACGATCACGAGCACTGTCAGGTCTGTGCGGACGTCCTCCGGGAGTGTGCAGAGACCTGCCGGAACATGGCGTCGGCCTGA
- a CDS encoding glycoside hydrolase family 15 protein produces MEYQRLEDYGAIGDGNTVALVGRNGSIDWCPFPHVESPSVFAALLDADRGGRFAVRPTQSFESVQRYRDRTNVLETTFQTAGGTATVTDFVPVAEATGADDPPAVYRKLDCDDGPLEFEVQFEPRFDYARDVPAVDPATDGATGDGVVAIGDDERAVLSSDVPLDPSADGHGASATVTIEAGETRWLVLGYDAAIPLEPSCHRETLRDTVDYWREWIHDCDGENCPVGGPWHDLAVRSSLVLKLLIHRETGAVCAAPTTSLPEDLGGVRNWDYRFNWIRDAAFTVRALSELGHLAEARSYFELCLDHCRKHDPGAVPPVYGLHGEDVPEERTLDHLSGHGGSAPVRVGNAAKNQHQLDVYGELILAIYESVRYGEPVTTDDWAVMCDLIDYVCEGWDEPDAGIWEVRSDYEQFVYSKVLCWTALDRGIKLAEAAGDDVSAPVDRWRACRRNVRDAVLERGYSERANSFVRAFGDEETLDAANLLVPVVGFLPPDDDRVQGTIDATIDRLTTDDGLVRRYEGDDGLPGEASPFAVCSFWLVTALALSGRTADATERFERLLEYASSLGLLAEAIDPDTGEQRGNFPQAYSHIGLLNGALYLGNAAGSSEASPAPLGLDESLDAAASGGEIVRQSNDTERETPGQ; encoded by the coding sequence ATGGAATACCAACGACTCGAGGACTACGGTGCTATCGGTGACGGAAACACCGTCGCTCTCGTCGGCCGTAACGGCTCGATCGACTGGTGTCCGTTCCCGCACGTCGAATCGCCCAGCGTCTTCGCCGCGCTGCTGGACGCCGATCGCGGCGGGCGGTTCGCCGTTCGACCGACGCAGTCGTTCGAGTCCGTCCAGCGGTACCGCGATCGGACCAACGTCCTCGAGACGACGTTCCAGACCGCAGGCGGCACCGCGACGGTGACCGACTTCGTGCCCGTCGCCGAAGCGACCGGGGCGGACGATCCGCCCGCAGTCTACCGGAAACTGGACTGTGACGACGGGCCGCTCGAGTTCGAGGTCCAGTTCGAGCCGCGATTCGACTACGCGCGGGACGTACCCGCGGTCGACCCGGCGACCGACGGCGCGACGGGCGACGGCGTCGTCGCGATCGGCGACGACGAACGGGCCGTCCTCTCGAGCGACGTCCCGCTCGATCCGTCGGCCGACGGGCACGGGGCGAGCGCGACGGTGACGATCGAGGCCGGCGAGACGCGCTGGCTCGTCCTGGGGTACGACGCGGCGATTCCACTCGAGCCGTCGTGCCACCGGGAGACGCTCCGGGACACCGTCGACTACTGGCGAGAATGGATTCACGATTGCGACGGGGAGAACTGTCCCGTCGGCGGGCCGTGGCACGATCTCGCGGTTCGATCGTCGCTCGTTCTCAAACTCCTCATCCACCGCGAGACGGGCGCGGTGTGTGCGGCCCCGACGACCTCGCTGCCGGAGGACCTCGGCGGCGTCCGCAACTGGGACTACCGATTCAACTGGATCCGCGACGCGGCCTTTACGGTCAGGGCGCTGTCCGAACTGGGCCACCTGGCGGAGGCGCGATCGTACTTCGAACTCTGTCTCGATCACTGTCGCAAGCACGATCCCGGGGCGGTTCCGCCGGTCTACGGCCTCCACGGCGAAGACGTCCCCGAGGAGCGGACCCTCGATCACCTCAGCGGACACGGCGGTTCGGCCCCCGTGCGCGTCGGGAACGCGGCGAAGAACCAGCACCAGCTCGACGTCTACGGCGAGTTGATCCTCGCGATCTACGAGAGCGTCCGCTACGGCGAACCCGTGACGACCGACGACTGGGCGGTGATGTGCGATCTGATCGACTACGTCTGTGAGGGGTGGGACGAGCCCGACGCCGGCATCTGGGAGGTTCGGTCCGACTACGAGCAGTTCGTCTACTCGAAGGTGCTGTGCTGGACGGCGCTCGACCGCGGGATCAAACTCGCCGAGGCCGCCGGCGACGACGTGTCGGCCCCGGTCGATCGCTGGCGGGCGTGTCGTCGGAACGTCCGGGACGCGGTCCTCGAGCGCGGATACAGCGAGCGTGCGAACAGTTTCGTCCGGGCGTTCGGCGACGAGGAGACGCTCGACGCGGCGAATCTGCTCGTTCCGGTCGTCGGCTTCCTCCCTCCCGACGACGATCGCGTCCAGGGGACGATCGACGCGACGATCGACCGACTGACGACCGACGACGGCCTCGTGCGGCGCTACGAGGGCGACGACGGGCTCCCCGGCGAGGCGAGTCCGTTCGCCGTCTGTTCGTTCTGGCTCGTCACCGCGCTCGCGTTATCGGGACGGACCGCCGACGCGACCGAGCGGTTCGAACGGCTCCTCGAATACGCCAGTTCCCTCGGCCTGCTCGCCGAGGCGATCGATCCTGACACCGGCGAACAGCGGGGCAATTTCCCCCAGGCGTACAGTCACATCGGGCTCCTCAACGGCGCGCTCTACCTCGGAAACGCGGCCGGTTCGAGCGAGGCGTCACCGGCCCCGCTCGGCCTCGACGAGTCGCTCGACGCTGCCGCGTCCGGCGGGGAAATCGTCCGCCAGTCGAACGACACCGAACGAGAGACACCAGGCCAATGA
- a CDS encoding FAD-dependent oxidoreductase: MREEFSRGDDLPGEPISVWLATTLDDDPPAESLEGDRTVDVCVVGAGIAGLSTAIELRDRGHSVAVLERDRVATGVTGKSTAKLTSQHGLIYDHLRREFGRRGASRYATVQEESIDAVERRIDDLGIDCGFERHPSYLYSDSPDEIEREADAARGAGIDASYVTSVPPFERAAAAVRFDDQAWFDPRTYLLAIADELRADDDAAVFEETRVTDVEPGTPCRVRTETGTVTARQVVVATGFPILDRAGYFARMYPKRSYVLGIRLDGEPPEGMYYRSGDPYRSVRTHRGDEGTFLLVGGENHKTGQGGSTADRYRRLARWARDRFSVDEIVYRWSTQDYRPADKVPFVGRAGAGTENVFVATGFRGWGMTNGVTAGRLLAAEIAGESPPTLDLFDPLRFTPKPSFSETVTENADAASEFLTDWARALLTPDRSTLDPGEGRVFREGGKPIACARDDDGDLHAVSAVCTHMYCLVEWNDGECSWDCPCHGSRFGPDGEVLEGPANEDLSKKPDREAFPPQESDD; the protein is encoded by the coding sequence ATGCGCGAGGAGTTTTCCCGCGGCGACGACCTCCCGGGCGAACCGATCTCGGTCTGGCTCGCGACCACGCTCGACGACGACCCACCCGCCGAATCCCTCGAGGGCGATCGGACGGTCGACGTCTGCGTCGTCGGAGCCGGCATCGCCGGCCTCTCGACGGCGATCGAACTGCGCGATCGCGGCCACTCGGTCGCCGTGCTCGAACGCGATCGGGTCGCGACCGGCGTGACGGGCAAGTCGACCGCGAAGCTGACGAGCCAGCACGGGTTGATCTACGACCACCTGCGCCGGGAGTTCGGCCGCCGGGGGGCCAGCCGGTACGCGACCGTCCAGGAGGAGTCGATCGACGCGGTCGAGCGACGAATCGACGACCTCGGGATCGACTGCGGGTTCGAGCGCCACCCCTCGTACCTCTACAGCGACAGCCCGGACGAGATCGAGCGCGAGGCCGACGCCGCCCGCGGAGCGGGGATCGACGCCAGTTACGTCACGTCCGTGCCGCCGTTCGAGCGGGCGGCGGCCGCCGTCCGGTTCGACGACCAGGCGTGGTTCGATCCCCGGACGTACCTGCTCGCGATCGCCGACGAACTCCGCGCGGACGACGACGCGGCCGTCTTCGAGGAAACGCGCGTCACGGACGTCGAGCCCGGCACTCCGTGTCGCGTCCGGACCGAGACGGGAACCGTCACCGCGCGGCAGGTCGTCGTCGCAACCGGTTTCCCGATCCTCGATCGGGCGGGGTACTTCGCGCGGATGTACCCGAAACGGTCCTACGTGCTCGGAATCCGGCTCGACGGGGAGCCACCCGAGGGGATGTACTACCGGTCCGGCGACCCCTACCGATCGGTCCGGACCCATCGGGGCGACGAGGGCACGTTCCTGCTCGTCGGGGGCGAGAACCACAAGACCGGCCAGGGAGGCTCGACGGCCGATCGCTACCGCAGGCTCGCCCGCTGGGCGCGCGATCGGTTTTCCGTCGACGAGATCGTCTATCGGTGGTCGACCCAGGACTACCGGCCGGCCGACAAAGTTCCGTTCGTCGGTCGCGCCGGCGCGGGCACCGAGAACGTCTTCGTCGCCACCGGCTTTCGCGGCTGGGGGATGACCAACGGCGTCACCGCCGGTCGCCTGCTCGCCGCAGAAATCGCCGGCGAGAGCCCGCCTACGCTGGATCTGTTCGATCCGCTCCGGTTCACGCCGAAGCCCTCGTTCAGCGAGACCGTCACCGAGAACGCCGACGCCGCGAGCGAGTTCCTCACCGACTGGGCGCGGGCGCTGCTCACGCCCGATCGGTCGACGCTCGATCCCGGCGAGGGACGGGTCTTCCGCGAGGGCGGAAAGCCGATCGCCTGCGCCCGCGACGACGACGGCGACCTGCACGCCGTCTCGGCCGTCTGCACGCACATGTACTGTCTCGTCGAGTGGAACGACGGCGAGTGTAGCTGGGATTGTCCCTGTCACGGCTCGCGATTCGGCCCCGACGGCGAGGTACTGGAGGGGCCGGCCAACGAGGACCTGTCGAAGAAGCCCGATCGAGAGGCGTTCCCACCGCAGGAGTCGGACGACTGA
- a CDS encoding glycerophosphodiester phosphodiesterase, protein MSSPAVIAHRGYAGVEPENTIGAAVRAADRDETAMLEIDVQPAACGTPVVIHDERLDGTRDGRPLTDASGLVWETDLETVRDARVLGTDETVPTLAAFLEAIPATVGVNVELKNPGTADLRFAESLAPNERADRRAVWEPFVDRAIDDCDAFEGEILFSSFCEGALAAVRDVAPDYATAPLVWDDLEAGIEIARRYDCEAIHPPRNAIAGTPLATTEYGGFPGGEPAIDVVERAHGEGRAVNVWTIETWTQFDQLARAGVDGIVVEYPGVREAGTSR, encoded by the coding sequence ATGTCCAGTCCTGCCGTCATCGCGCACCGCGGCTACGCGGGCGTCGAACCCGAGAACACGATCGGTGCGGCGGTCCGCGCGGCCGATCGGGACGAGACCGCCATGCTCGAGATCGACGTTCAGCCCGCCGCCTGTGGGACGCCGGTCGTGATCCACGACGAGCGTCTCGACGGGACCCGCGACGGCCGCCCGCTCACCGACGCCTCGGGGCTCGTGTGGGAGACCGACCTCGAGACCGTCCGAGACGCGCGGGTGCTCGGTACCGACGAGACGGTCCCGACGCTCGCGGCGTTTCTCGAGGCGATTCCCGCCACCGTCGGCGTCAACGTCGAGTTGAAGAATCCCGGCACGGCGGACCTGCGGTTCGCCGAGTCGCTCGCTCCAAACGAACGCGCCGATCGTCGCGCGGTCTGGGAGCCGTTCGTCGATCGCGCGATCGACGACTGCGACGCCTTCGAGGGCGAGATCCTCTTCTCGTCGTTCTGCGAGGGCGCACTGGCTGCGGTTCGCGACGTCGCGCCCGACTACGCCACAGCGCCGCTCGTCTGGGACGATCTGGAGGCCGGAATCGAGATCGCCCGCCGCTACGACTGCGAGGCGATCCACCCGCCGCGGAACGCGATCGCCGGGACGCCGCTCGCGACCACCGAGTACGGGGGGTTCCCGGGCGGCGAGCCCGCGATCGACGTCGTCGAGCGCGCCCACGGCGAGGGTCGGGCCGTCAACGTCTGGACGATCGAGACCTGGACCCAGTTCGACCAGTTGGCCAGGGCGGGCGTCGACGGGATCGTCGTCGAGTACCCCGGGGTTCGCGAGGCGGGAACTTCGCGGTGA
- a CDS encoding LLM class flavin-dependent oxidoreductase, which translates to MELSIVDLAPIPEGGTATDAFEHTVDRARQAERLGYSRFWVAEHHDFTDSVASTTPEALIPHVAAKTSDIRVGSGTVLLNHYSPYKVAETFSVLDALAPGRIDLGLGRATGNPTSDFALQPDRSQRRRTGDDHAEKIDEVAKHLHDGFDDEHPFSDLELARSGDSVPDVWVLGSSPSSAKIAGQLGLPYCFAAFIRPEPAVEAFETYRDHFDPSPYGAGPAEPAGMLAVNVTCAETDEEAARLRATTEASSRLLRSGRVDRLPIHSVEGAIDVLGSVPEPTRTPIVPGEWPRAISGSPETVRDLLEELTSQVGVDEVVVQNQLADHEDTLRSHELLADAVGLEPRRGARVG; encoded by the coding sequence ATGGAACTCTCGATCGTCGATCTCGCGCCGATCCCGGAGGGTGGCACCGCGACGGACGCGTTCGAACACACGGTCGACCGTGCCAGGCAGGCCGAACGGCTCGGCTACTCGCGGTTCTGGGTGGCCGAACACCACGACTTCACCGACTCGGTCGCGAGCACGACGCCCGAAGCGCTGATTCCCCACGTCGCCGCGAAGACCTCCGACATCCGGGTCGGCTCCGGGACCGTGCTGCTCAACCACTACAGCCCGTACAAGGTCGCGGAGACCTTCAGCGTCCTCGACGCGCTCGCCCCCGGTCGAATCGACCTCGGCCTCGGTCGAGCGACGGGCAACCCGACGAGCGACTTCGCCCTCCAGCCGGATCGCAGCCAGCGACGGCGGACCGGCGACGATCACGCCGAGAAGATCGACGAGGTCGCGAAACACCTCCACGACGGGTTCGACGACGAGCACCCGTTCAGCGACCTCGAACTGGCCCGATCGGGCGACTCCGTGCCGGACGTGTGGGTCCTCGGCTCGAGCCCCTCGAGTGCGAAGATCGCCGGCCAACTGGGACTGCCCTACTGTTTCGCCGCGTTCATTCGACCGGAGCCGGCCGTCGAGGCGTTCGAGACGTACCGGGATCACTTCGACCCGTCGCCGTACGGCGCCGGCCCGGCCGAGCCCGCCGGCATGCTCGCGGTGAACGTCACCTGCGCCGAGACCGACGAGGAAGCGGCGCGGCTTCGCGCGACGACCGAGGCGTCCTCGCGCCTGCTCCGGAGCGGGCGGGTCGACCGGCTACCGATCCACTCGGTCGAGGGGGCGATCGACGTGCTCGGATCGGTCCCCGAACCGACGCGGACGCCGATCGTGCCCGGCGAGTGGCCGCGAGCGATCTCCGGCAGCCCGGAGACGGTGCGCGACCTGCTCGAGGAACTGACGTCGCAGGTCGGCGTCGACGAGGTCGTCGTCCAGAACCAGCTCGCCGATCACGAGGACACGCTCCGATCGCACGAACTGCTCGCCGACGCAGTCGGCCTCGAGCCCCGCCGAGGGGCCCGGGTCGGGTGA
- a CDS encoding ArsR family transcriptional regulator codes for MDGLTPFAWYNLAIGIVVSLELLYFLSLEASTTAYRRFVLVTVAGLVLAVIGGPVAELVAPSLVHWIHGIAALLVVLGLYDPVANDVRTTAWNRALLSEPSRIRRPAEWMTPMDDEILGAFHGTDLVLAPSIVAFNTGFSRKEVNRRLIELETHGLVEKVERGKYRLTRRGERYLRGQSHAAPATADEPGVRG; via the coding sequence GTGGACGGACTGACCCCCTTCGCCTGGTACAATCTGGCGATCGGAATCGTCGTCTCCCTCGAACTCCTGTACTTCCTCTCGCTCGAGGCGTCGACGACGGCGTACCGGCGGTTCGTGCTCGTTACCGTCGCCGGACTGGTCCTGGCCGTGATCGGCGGGCCGGTGGCCGAACTGGTCGCGCCGTCGCTGGTCCACTGGATCCACGGGATCGCCGCGCTGCTGGTCGTCCTGGGCCTCTACGATCCCGTGGCGAACGACGTGCGGACGACGGCGTGGAACCGAGCGCTCCTGAGCGAGCCGTCCCGCATCCGCCGGCCGGCCGAGTGGATGACGCCGATGGACGACGAGATCCTCGGCGCGTTCCACGGCACGGACCTCGTCCTGGCGCCGTCGATCGTGGCCTTCAACACCGGGTTCAGCCGAAAAGAGGTGAACCGTCGCCTGATCGAACTGGAGACACACGGGCTCGTCGAGAAGGTCGAACGGGGGAAGTATCGGCTGACGCGACGCGGCGAGCGATACCTTCGCGGACAGTCCCACGCCGCTCCGGCGACGGCGGACGAACCCGGCGTTCGGGGGTAG
- a CDS encoding DUF7556 family protein: MKPDLESFGEELEDVPEIVASIDEIDGRQHVVIADITRDDVWMTMPEAEALSTDEWR, encoded by the coding sequence ATGAAGCCCGACCTGGAGTCGTTCGGGGAGGAACTGGAGGACGTTCCAGAAATCGTCGCTTCGATCGACGAGATCGACGGCCGCCAGCACGTCGTCATCGCCGACATTACGCGAGACGACGTCTGGATGACGATGCCGGAGGCGGAGGCGCTCTCGACCGACGAGTGGCGGTAA
- a CDS encoding universal stress protein codes for MYQHVLVPTDGSEPASRAVEQAIEIADRFDATLHVLFAVDVDEKTPWSLSESQVSESMREHGRALTEGVAERAPDDLEVVTTVEEGDPRERILTYADVNGIDVIVMGTHGRKGIDRLLLGSVTEHVVRNADCSVLVTRAEEDEQPVGNADAAIDTARTALEEAEGIDAAALEIDDEPHEMGGYWIVHAETDDRAFNVHISRATGTTRIADVTES; via the coding sequence ATGTATCAGCACGTTCTGGTGCCCACCGACGGGAGCGAACCCGCATCGCGAGCGGTCGAACAGGCGATCGAGATCGCTGACCGGTTCGACGCGACGCTTCACGTCCTGTTCGCCGTCGACGTCGACGAGAAGACGCCCTGGAGTCTCTCCGAGAGCCAGGTCTCCGAGTCGATGCGCGAACACGGCCGCGCGCTGACGGAGGGCGTCGCCGAACGCGCCCCCGACGATCTCGAGGTCGTCACGACCGTCGAGGAGGGCGATCCTCGCGAACGGATCCTCACGTACGCCGACGTCAACGGTATCGACGTCATCGTGATGGGAACCCACGGCCGCAAGGGAATCGATCGACTCCTGCTCGGGAGCGTGACCGAGCACGTGGTGCGCAACGCGGACTGTTCCGTCCTGGTCACGCGAGCCGAGGAAGACGAGCAACCCGTCGGGAACGCCGACGCGGCGATCGACACCGCCCGGACGGCGCTCGAGGAGGCCGAAGGGATCGACGCCGCCGCCCTCGAAATCGACGACGAGCCACACGAGATGGGCGGTTACTGGATCGTTCACGCGGAGACCGACGACCGGGCGTTCAACGTCCACATCTCGCGGGCCACGGGGACGACGCGGATCGCCGACGTCACCGAGTCGTAA
- a CDS encoding SPW repeat domain-containing protein: MDATTRWTAVGNGAIGCWLLVAPIVFDAPAIGRWNDAIVGAVIVLVAGTNYARATRRRPASAIGSGLVAILGLWLVVAPFALGFEGVALWNDVVAGTVVASFAGYNAYVATLAGTESSLRMTAKKRP; encoded by the coding sequence ATGGACGCGACCACGAGATGGACCGCCGTCGGCAACGGCGCCATCGGCTGTTGGCTGCTCGTCGCTCCGATCGTCTTCGACGCGCCAGCGATCGGTCGGTGGAACGACGCGATCGTCGGCGCCGTGATCGTCCTCGTGGCCGGCACCAACTACGCCAGAGCGACCAGACGGCGCCCCGCGAGTGCGATCGGATCGGGACTCGTCGCGATCCTGGGGCTCTGGCTCGTCGTCGCGCCGTTCGCGCTCGGCTTCGAGGGAGTGGCGCTGTGGAACGACGTCGTCGCGGGGACCGTCGTCGCGAGCTTCGCCGGCTACAACGCGTACGTCGCGACCCTCGCCGGCACCGAGTCGTCCCTTCGTATGACTGCCAAAAAGAGACCGTGA
- the npdG gene encoding NADPH-dependent F420 reductase, translating to MRIALLGGTGDIGEGLALRFARDTDHEILIGSRDPEKARDAVAAYEDELADRGAESTVKGFANEMAADRADVVVLSVPPYYAGDTVEAVADSLDEDTILVTPAVGMQGDEDGLHYHPPGAGSVTELVAQRAPDAVPVVGAFHNLAADALSDLDNDLDLDTLVVADDEDAKESVLALANEIEGLRALDVGPLANAAEVESVTPLVINIAKYNEDMHDVGVKWV from the coding sequence ATGCGAATCGCACTACTCGGCGGAACCGGCGACATCGGCGAAGGACTCGCGCTGCGCTTTGCACGCGATACGGACCACGAGATCCTCATCGGTTCGCGCGATCCCGAGAAGGCCCGCGACGCGGTCGCGGCGTACGAAGATGAACTCGCGGACCGAGGTGCCGAATCGACCGTCAAGGGGTTCGCGAACGAGATGGCCGCGGACCGTGCGGACGTCGTCGTTCTCTCGGTGCCGCCGTACTACGCCGGCGACACGGTCGAGGCCGTCGCGGACAGCCTCGACGAGGACACGATCCTCGTCACGCCCGCCGTCGGGATGCAGGGCGACGAGGACGGCCTCCACTACCATCCACCCGGGGCCGGGAGCGTCACCGAACTCGTCGCTCAGCGCGCGCCCGACGCAGTACCGGTCGTCGGCGCCTTCCACAACCTCGCGGCCGACGCGCTGTCGGACCTCGACAACGACCTCGACCTCGACACGCTCGTCGTCGCGGACGACGAGGACGCGAAGGAGTCCGTGCTGGCCCTCGCGAACGAGATCGAGGGCCTGCGCGCCCTGGACGTCGGCCCGCTGGCCAACGCCGCCGAGGTCGAGAGCGTCACGCCGCTGGTCATCAACATCGCGAAGTACAACGAGGACATGCACGACGTCGGCGTGAAGTGGGTTTAG
- a CDS encoding vitamin K epoxide reductase family protein, whose protein sequence is MSDERHHDSNDESTAVTTDGRIRDSRTDDGGNGDESGDRNGEDDGSMRPGDMMLAHPTEEIWPQYAIISLGFWLLASTPTLGYESALMRWNGIVSGVVLIALAGLTIYRESGYANYANGFVGLWLVFSPIVFWAPTAAAYANNTLVGIMVMTFSIIIVMRSEMDGPTVPPGWSYNPSTGAQRAPLIALGIFGFFASWYMAAFQLEYISSAWDPLYGTGTEQILTSKVSAAFPVSDAGLGAVAYSIEALMGFMGDRRRWRTMPWMVAFFGVVVIPLGFVQVLLVIMQPIMVGTWCTLCLLSAFGMLWMISLTVDEIVAMGQFLVRLMRQGDSLWTAFWMGGTFPEAESGVDETTARPIDDSPIREPFWGVSIPWTLLAAMALGVWLMLSPTVFGTTGLMADSSHLIGSLVVSFTVIATGEPARAVRFLNVPLAGWIIVAPWLLAGVPTIAAINATVAGALVLVLSVPRGPIADRYGGWERYATVETVDRLNPLSS, encoded by the coding sequence ATGAGCGACGAGAGACACCACGACTCGAACGACGAATCGACCGCCGTGACGACCGACGGACGAATACGGGACTCGCGGACCGACGACGGTGGAAACGGCGACGAGAGCGGCGATCGGAACGGCGAGGACGACGGCTCGATGCGGCCGGGCGACATGATGCTCGCCCACCCGACGGAGGAGATCTGGCCCCAGTACGCCATCATCTCGCTCGGGTTCTGGCTCCTGGCGAGCACGCCGACGCTGGGGTACGAGAGCGCGCTGATGCGGTGGAACGGCATCGTGAGCGGAGTCGTCCTCATTGCGCTGGCCGGCCTCACGATCTACCGGGAGAGCGGCTACGCAAACTACGCCAACGGCTTCGTCGGCCTCTGGCTGGTGTTCTCGCCGATCGTGTTCTGGGCGCCGACGGCCGCGGCGTACGCCAACAACACCCTCGTCGGCATCATGGTGATGACGTTCTCGATCATCATCGTGATGCGCTCGGAGATGGACGGCCCGACCGTTCCCCCGGGCTGGTCGTACAACCCCTCGACGGGCGCACAGCGCGCCCCGCTGATCGCGCTCGGGATCTTCGGCTTCTTCGCCTCGTGGTACATGGCCGCATTCCAGCTGGAGTACATCAGTAGCGCGTGGGATCCGCTGTACGGCACGGGCACCGAGCAGATCCTCACGTCGAAGGTGTCGGCGGCGTTTCCGGTTTCCGACGCCGGCCTCGGCGCGGTCGCCTACTCGATCGAGGCCCTGATGGGATTCATGGGCGATCGGCGACGCTGGCGCACGATGCCGTGGATGGTTGCCTTCTTCGGCGTCGTCGTGATTCCCCTCGGGTTCGTCCAGGTGCTGCTGGTCATCATGCAGCCGATCATGGTCGGGACCTGGTGTACCCTCTGTCTCCTGTCGGCCTTCGGCATGCTGTGGATGATCTCGCTGACGGTCGACGAGATCGTCGCGATGGGCCAGTTCCTCGTCCGGCTGATGCGACAGGGCGACAGCCTCTGGACCGCCTTCTGGATGGGCGGGACGTTCCCCGAAGCGGAGTCCGGCGTCGACGAGACGACGGCGCGGCCGATCGACGACTCCCCGATCCGCGAGCCGTTCTGGGGCGTCTCGATCCCGTGGACGCTGCTGGCCGCGATGGCCCTCGGCGTCTGGCTCATGCTCTCGCCGACCGTCTTCGGGACGACGGGGCTCATGGCCGACAGCAGCCACCTGATCGGCTCGCTGGTCGTCTCGTTCACCGTGATCGCGACCGGCGAACCCGCCCGGGCAGTCCGGTTCCTGAACGTCCCGCTGGCCGGGTGGATCATCGTCGCTCCGTGGCTGCTCGCCGGTGTCCCGACGATCGCCGCGATCAACGCCACCGTCGCCGGCGCGCTCGTCCTGGTCCTCAGCGTTCCGCGCGGCCCGATCGCGGACCGCTACGGCGGCTGGGAGCGCTACGCGACCGTCGAGACGGTCGATCGACTGAATCCCCTCAGTAGCTGA
- a CDS encoding thioredoxin family protein, with translation MTVTLKDFYADWCGPCKTQDPILEELEDDWEGRFEVEKINVDEQQDVANEYQVRSLPTLIIENDDGIVERFVGVTQRNDIEDALESAGA, from the coding sequence ATGACTGTCACACTCAAGGACTTCTACGCGGACTGGTGTGGCCCCTGCAAGACCCAGGACCCGATCCTCGAGGAACTCGAGGACGACTGGGAGGGCCGATTCGAAGTCGAGAAAATCAACGTCGACGAACAGCAGGACGTGGCAAACGAGTACCAGGTACGCTCGCTCCCGACCCTCATCATCGAGAACGACGACGGGATCGTCGAGCGATTCGTCGGTGTCACGCAGCGCAACGATATCGAAGACGCGCTCGAGTCGGCTGGCGCGTAA
- a CDS encoding preprotein translocase subunit Sec61beta → MDRGQNSGGLMSSAGLVRYFDSEDSNAIRIDPKTVIAFGVMLGVLVQLLTFVS, encoded by the coding sequence ATGGACAGAGGACAGAACAGCGGTGGGCTGATGTCCAGTGCCGGACTCGTCCGGTACTTCGACTCCGAGGACTCGAACGCCATCCGTATCGATCCGAAGACGGTCATCGCGTTCGGCGTCATGCTGGGCGTACTGGTCCAGTTGCTGACGTTCGTCTCGTAA